Proteins encoded together in one uncultured Desulfosarcina sp. window:
- a CDS encoding SNF2-related protein, translating into MIIDNRNENKKVHEWIAKYTQEGSIDAVTGYFTVGALAYLADRINDRIDRFRFIIGDIVDDEINEERPLDLLNEDITVEGALALSSAAKKAVAFLKQEKVLTKTLEPNFCHAKSWIFKGPEKPSSYFILGSSNLTGAGLGLKPTHNIELNTVGQGTDSDFREIRSWFSRLWERREAQFRKTVAGKPVDFKQYLIDQISRIFVQYTPLDLYYKTLFELFGRPLMDFHEDPAINRNLGRLEHSEIWKCLYAFQRQGVLSLIKMMQTYGGAILADAVGLGKTWSALAVMKYYQSQGYDIVLLCPKRLDHNWRQYLQHHDSRFEKDNLDYIIRYHTDLQGDRLESHQDRLGMAFFQSDRPKLLVIDESHNLRNSRSGRYKFLVEQLLRPNDEVKVLLLSATPINNTLIDVRNQFKLLVKDSHDGFYDTLGINNIDALFRRANQAFFQWARDDDRNLATFILMLPRDFFRLTDALVVARTRRLVAGYTEKLDFPQKEKPQNIFLDGPLGGTYESIEELLGAFPKYFAAYMPAYYLAETEDVSILEDERQRDFFLTRMMQILLVKRLESSWKSFQTTLERVADQHESALAKVKAYQKGAVHGEAIDPLFADLMGEDDAFFHDLTLGKRAIPISEIDAAGNLNRFKNHLHKDIKALNGIRANLALFENRIAAEKGAKAKRQSRDGKLARLMTLIGEKQAAGANRGNKKILVFTAYADTAIYLYEELRRRGWPRIAMVAGNGSRVWDKGRSMNDFEPILQRFVPYTKLFIEKEWPKFESPDPEMPLADQYEAWREWIFDHDPRTPDILHHPIDILIATDCLSEGQNLQDCDFVVNYDIHWNPVRAIQRMGRIDRLGSPNNRVFAANFWPTRELDEYLRLQRRIEDKMAQMRLIGAEVHKDFTENIAEILKDEHIRQSQEAKLLRQMQTTWDDIEMGDDRIGFDSFSLETFRQDLMEELSGNEQRYAQMPNGVYTGFVGDAAHCSKAGIVALLGYPARKPGDRKHRYQAHDLVYIDRDGADVVESPGDVLQLLSSHKDHERMVPKGIDEGNPLEMGIWQAALKNWLRSRVEDETEEGGKVAGSATMDLIARIQQGGLNQKTLAGSKSYEERFKSENVDLILWLLISLE; encoded by the coding sequence ATGATCATCGATAATCGAAACGAGAACAAAAAAGTCCACGAGTGGATTGCCAAATATACGCAAGAGGGTTCCATCGATGCCGTCACGGGGTATTTCACCGTTGGCGCGCTGGCCTATTTGGCTGATCGGATCAATGACCGCATTGATAGGTTCCGATTTATAATAGGCGATATCGTGGACGATGAAATTAACGAAGAGCGGCCTCTGGATTTGTTGAATGAAGACATTACCGTGGAAGGGGCATTAGCATTATCTAGTGCTGCCAAGAAAGCCGTCGCGTTTCTCAAGCAGGAGAAGGTGCTGACCAAAACCCTGGAGCCCAATTTTTGCCACGCCAAAAGCTGGATCTTTAAAGGACCGGAGAAACCTTCCAGCTATTTCATCTTGGGCAGTTCCAACCTGACCGGAGCCGGTTTGGGCTTGAAGCCCACCCATAACATCGAACTCAATACCGTCGGGCAGGGAACGGATTCGGACTTCAGGGAGATACGTTCCTGGTTTTCCCGGCTTTGGGAGCGTCGGGAGGCTCAATTTAGAAAGACCGTTGCCGGCAAGCCAGTCGATTTCAAGCAGTACCTCATCGATCAGATCAGCCGAATTTTTGTTCAATACACCCCCTTGGATCTGTATTATAAAACTTTATTCGAATTGTTCGGCAGGCCGTTGATGGACTTTCATGAGGACCCGGCCATCAACCGCAACCTGGGCCGGCTGGAGCACAGCGAGATATGGAAATGCCTTTATGCATTTCAACGGCAAGGAGTGCTCAGCCTCATCAAAATGATGCAGACCTACGGCGGGGCGATACTGGCCGATGCCGTCGGGCTCGGGAAAACCTGGAGCGCCCTGGCCGTAATGAAGTACTATCAGTCCCAGGGCTACGATATTGTTTTGCTTTGCCCCAAACGGCTGGACCACAACTGGCGCCAGTATCTGCAACATCACGACTCGAGGTTCGAAAAGGACAACCTCGACTACATTATCCGCTACCATACGGATTTGCAGGGCGACCGCCTGGAAAGCCATCAGGATCGACTGGGGATGGCTTTTTTCCAGAGTGACCGGCCCAAGCTGTTGGTGATCGATGAGAGTCATAACCTTCGAAACAGCCGATCAGGGCGGTACAAATTCTTAGTGGAACAACTTCTAAGACCCAACGATGAAGTGAAGGTCCTGCTGCTTTCCGCCACCCCCATCAACAATACCCTCATCGACGTTCGCAACCAGTTCAAGTTGCTGGTCAAAGACAGCCATGACGGTTTTTACGACACCTTGGGGATCAATAATATAGACGCCCTGTTCAGGCGGGCCAACCAGGCGTTCTTCCAGTGGGCAAGGGATGACGACCGGAACCTGGCCACCTTTATCCTGATGTTGCCGAGGGATTTTTTCAGGTTGACCGATGCCCTCGTGGTGGCCCGGACGCGCAGACTGGTGGCCGGATACACCGAAAAGCTGGATTTCCCGCAAAAAGAAAAACCGCAAAACATCTTCCTCGATGGCCCCTTGGGCGGCACCTACGAAAGCATCGAAGAATTGCTCGGCGCTTTCCCCAAATATTTTGCCGCCTATATGCCGGCCTATTACCTGGCCGAGACGGAAGACGTCAGTATTCTGGAAGACGAACGCCAGCGTGATTTTTTCCTGACCCGCATGATGCAGATCCTGTTGGTCAAACGTCTGGAATCGAGCTGGAAATCGTTTCAAACGACACTGGAGCGGGTGGCCGACCAGCATGAATCGGCCCTGGCCAAGGTCAAGGCCTACCAGAAGGGGGCTGTGCACGGTGAGGCGATCGATCCGCTGTTTGCCGATCTGATGGGTGAGGATGACGCGTTCTTCCATGATTTGACGTTGGGCAAACGGGCAATCCCTATTTCGGAAATCGATGCCGCCGGCAACCTGAATCGGTTCAAGAATCACCTGCACAAGGACATCAAGGCGTTGAACGGCATCCGGGCCAACCTTGCCTTGTTTGAAAACCGTATTGCAGCGGAAAAGGGCGCCAAGGCGAAGCGGCAAAGCCGGGACGGCAAACTTGCCCGACTTATGACCCTGATCGGCGAGAAACAGGCTGCCGGAGCCAACCGTGGCAATAAGAAAATCCTGGTCTTTACCGCTTATGCAGACACGGCCATATATCTGTACGAAGAATTGCGACGGAGGGGTTGGCCACGGATCGCCATGGTGGCCGGCAACGGCAGCCGGGTATGGGACAAGGGTCGATCCATGAATGATTTTGAGCCGATCCTCCAACGGTTTGTGCCGTACACCAAGCTTTTCATCGAAAAGGAATGGCCCAAATTCGAATCTCCGGACCCCGAGATGCCCCTGGCCGATCAATACGAAGCCTGGCGCGAATGGATCTTCGATCACGACCCGCGAACGCCGGACATCCTCCATCACCCCATCGATATCCTCATCGCAACCGATTGCCTCAGCGAGGGGCAAAACCTTCAGGACTGCGATTTCGTAGTCAATTACGATATCCACTGGAACCCGGTCCGGGCCATCCAGCGCATGGGTCGGATCGACCGGCTCGGCTCCCCCAACAACCGGGTGTTTGCCGCCAATTTCTGGCCCACCCGGGAATTGGACGAATACTTGAGGCTCCAGCGGCGCATCGAAGACAAGATGGCGCAGATGCGGTTAATCGGCGCGGAGGTGCATAAAGATTTCACAGAGAATATCGCCGAGATTCTAAAAGACGAACATATCCGGCAATCCCAGGAGGCCAAGTTGCTGCGGCAGATGCAGACCACCTGGGACGATATCGAAATGGGGGACGACCGCATCGGCTTTGACAGTTTTTCCCTGGAGACCTTCCGCCAGGACCTCATGGAGGAGCTATCCGGCAACGAGCAGCGATACGCCCAAATGCCCAACGGGGTGTATACCGGCTTTGTCGGCGATGCCGCGCATTGCTCCAAGGCCGGGATCGTGGCCCTGCTCGGTTATCCGGCCCGAAAGCCCGGCGACCGCAAGCATCGCTACCAGGCCCACGACCTGGTTTACATCGACCGGGATGGGGCGGATGTCGTGGAAAGCCCGGGGGATGTGCTTCAACTGCTCTCCAGCCACAAAGACCATGAACGGATGGTTCCCAAAGGGATCGATGAAGGCAATCCGCTGGAGATGGGCATCTGGCAGGCGGCCCTGAAAAACTGGCTGCGATCCCGGGTGGAGGACGAAACCGAAGAAGGGGGAAAGGTGGCCGGATCGGCCACCATGGATCTCATCGCCCGCATCCAACAGGGGGGACTGAATCAGAAAACCTTGGCCGGCAGCAAATCGTATGAAGAACGTTTCAAGTCGGAGAATGTGGACCTGATTCTCTGGCTGCTTATCAGCCTGGAGTAG
- a CDS encoding antibiotic biosynthesis monooxygenase family protein produces the protein MSVKILITRTVPGNKGKEMLKLFKEMRSLATSQPGYISGETLKSNDRPDVFLVISTWQAAQDWEQWLLSKERQAIQEKIDALLGGHTHYEMFHYGLRD, from the coding sequence ATGAGTGTCAAGATTCTGATCACCCGGACGGTTCCCGGCAACAAAGGGAAGGAAATGCTCAAACTTTTCAAGGAGATGCGATCGCTGGCCACATCCCAGCCCGGATACATCTCCGGGGAAACCCTGAAAAGCAACGATCGCCCCGATGTCTTTCTGGTCATCAGCACCTGGCAAGCGGCGCAGGATTGGGAACAGTGGCTCTTGAGCAAGGAGCGGCAGGCAATCCAGGAGAAAATCGACGCTTTGCTCGGGGGGCATACCCACTACGAGATGTTCCATTACGGCTTAAGGGATTGA